The following proteins are co-located in the Pyrococcus abyssi GE5 genome:
- a CDS encoding lipopolysaccharide biosynthesis protein, with product MSKRDVILRHSVASIIALALFGGSRFLYNIIISRKFGLNVLGSVNSLISQAFLIAGFLAFFSVGLGKYTAEFLGRGEKEKVKSIASLSFMSPLLGLSLIPLNPGLAILATLRAIQLTLRSFIYGMHKGEFYAYLVFLGFLGFLLGFAFDDPLAPYYLLLGAVSVAGVLLLLKWNLLGRPRKGEGIILLRYSWWAFLGSIAGIFLIQGPYFMTEKLSSQEEAGLISAILSTSFLLSYLPQIVQSAIVPIFAYDFGKGELSYSRKLATLAVEVLSTLTGITVFLMLIFQPLIEGIFRVKFGSLLLPALIAVEIYIAYNPLINLLSATKFIKNSALYALTGSLVSLILWIALIPTHGSFGTLIGLVIGYSTVFILVLLKVHKEFAISFNVALTLVLAIGLQVLGKVTNPILGLLIFTIIKGKRIMLFLRDIRSL from the coding sequence ATGAGTAAAAGGGATGTGATACTGAGACATTCGGTGGCAAGCATAATAGCTTTAGCCCTCTTTGGGGGTAGTAGGTTCCTCTACAATATCATCATAAGTAGGAAGTTTGGACTCAACGTCTTGGGAAGTGTAAATTCCCTAATATCTCAGGCCTTCCTAATCGCCGGCTTCTTAGCATTTTTCTCAGTTGGCCTCGGAAAGTACACCGCTGAATTCTTGGGCAGAGGAGAGAAGGAGAAGGTTAAATCGATAGCATCCTTATCATTCATGTCCCCACTTTTGGGATTGAGCTTAATACCATTGAATCCAGGCCTGGCGATATTGGCAACCCTAAGGGCCATTCAGTTGACTTTGAGATCATTCATCTACGGCATGCATAAGGGAGAGTTTTACGCTTACTTAGTTTTCCTGGGATTCCTGGGCTTCCTACTTGGCTTTGCATTCGATGACCCTCTCGCCCCTTACTACCTCTTACTAGGAGCCGTATCCGTTGCCGGAGTGTTGCTATTGCTTAAGTGGAACCTACTTGGTAGGCCCAGGAAAGGGGAGGGGATAATTCTACTCAGGTACTCCTGGTGGGCGTTTTTAGGTTCAATCGCCGGCATATTCCTAATCCAAGGTCCGTACTTCATGACCGAAAAGCTCTCTTCCCAGGAAGAAGCTGGTCTAATCTCGGCGATTCTCTCGACGTCCTTTCTCCTCTCTTACCTGCCCCAAATCGTTCAATCTGCTATAGTTCCGATATTTGCCTATGACTTCGGAAAAGGCGAGCTTAGCTACTCCAGGAAGTTAGCGACTCTTGCAGTTGAAGTGCTATCGACGCTAACCGGGATTACCGTTTTCCTAATGTTAATATTTCAACCTTTGATAGAGGGTATTTTCAGGGTAAAATTCGGTTCGCTACTCCTTCCAGCCTTAATAGCCGTGGAAATATACATTGCGTACAATCCCTTGATAAATTTGCTAAGCGCAACGAAGTTCATAAAGAATTCCGCGCTCTATGCCTTAACGGGCTCCCTGGTCTCTTTAATACTCTGGATAGCCCTAATTCCCACTCATGGTTCCTTTGGAACATTGATAGGGCTAGTAATTGGCTATTCAACGGTGTTTATCTTAGTCTTACTTAAGGTTCACAAAGAATTCGCAATTAGCTTTAACGTGGCCTTAACCCTAGTTCTAGCTATAGGGCTCCAAGTATTAGGAAAAGTTACGAATCCTATCCTGGGCCTCTTGATATTTACAATTATAAAAGGGAAAAGAATTATGCTTTTCCTCCGTGATATAAGATCCTTATAA
- a CDS encoding metallophosphoesterase family protein: MAYVAVLANIAGNLPALTAALGRIEELKEEGYEIEKYYILGNIVGLFPYPKEVIEALKNLAKSNRVKIIRGKYDQLIAMSDPHAKGPDYIDKLDLPSHLKASLKYTWEKLGHEGREYLRDLPVYLVDKIGKNEIFGVYGSPINPFDGEVLPDQPTSYYEAIMRPVKEYEMLIVASPRYPVEAMTMYGRVVCPGSVGFPPAREHKATFALIDAETLKAKFIEVDYDKRIIEERIRSEGLPEEIIRILYHGGKA; encoded by the coding sequence ATGGCGTACGTGGCGGTTCTAGCTAACATAGCCGGGAACTTACCTGCATTAACGGCGGCTTTAGGAAGGATCGAGGAGTTAAAGGAAGAGGGATATGAAATAGAGAAATACTACATCCTGGGGAACATAGTTGGTTTATTCCCATACCCCAAAGAGGTTATAGAGGCCCTGAAGAACCTAGCGAAGTCCAACAGGGTTAAGATAATCAGGGGTAAATATGACCAACTTATAGCCATGAGCGATCCCCACGCTAAGGGGCCCGATTACATAGATAAGCTAGACCTACCAAGCCACTTGAAGGCGAGCTTAAAGTACACTTGGGAAAAACTAGGCCATGAGGGAAGAGAGTACTTGAGGGATCTACCAGTCTATCTCGTCGATAAAATAGGAAAGAATGAAATATTCGGAGTATATGGAAGCCCAATAAATCCATTCGACGGAGAAGTGTTACCAGACCAGCCAACTAGTTACTACGAGGCGATAATGAGGCCAGTAAAGGAGTACGAGATGTTAATAGTGGCGAGCCCGAGGTATCCAGTGGAAGCAATGACGATGTACGGAAGGGTTGTTTGCCCTGGAAGCGTTGGATTCCCACCTGCAAGGGAGCACAAGGCAACCTTTGCCCTAATCGACGCGGAAACTTTGAAGGCAAAGTTCATAGAGGTTGACTACGATAAGAGAATAATAGAGGAGAGGATACGCTCAGAAGGCCTCCCAGAAGAGATTATAAGGATCTTATATCACGGAGGAAAAGCATAA